TCTTATAGGGCTTTAGAAATAGCTCTTGATGCTTATTTTGAGAAATTAATAAAAGCAGTTGAGCAAGACGATATGTCGCAAACTGCTCATATGATAAAGACAGGATTTCCTATTACTATGCGCGATAGCCAAGGTAATAATCTACTGCATAGAGCAGCTCAAGCAGGTAGTAGCAATGTCTTTAAATATCTCTTAAAAGAAAACTCTAAACTTATCACGCACCAAAACAAACAACGGCTCACGCCACTGGATGTTATGCACGATAACATAAAACCGCTATTATTATCGTTATTACAATGAAATACACCACGCGGTAACGGCATAACAACTCCCATGAGAAGAGCTATGAACAATCGTTCGCTTATTGGACGATTTAAAGAAAAACTCTCATGGGTAGCACTTAAGTCCGGCAAATCGTATCATGAGTTTGCTGAAAAAGGCACTACACGCACCTGTCATGCTTGTAATTTTATTGTACCAAACGGTCTTGCGCCTCATGTACGTCAATGGACATGTCCATCATGTTTAGCGCAACACATTCGTGATGAAAATGCTACATACAATGGACTAAGAAAGACCCTGCAGGACCTTTTACTAAAAAGCAAAGAGTTATCTTTGCCAGTGCCCAGCTCGGGCCATGTTCTTATACAATAACGTTGGGCTTGGAGAGTTCTATCTAGTGGTGCTTTATACATTGCAGGGATACAATAGCAATATATTTGCATCTTCAAGAAATTAAAACTGAGTGCGTGATAGTATCAGATCAAAAGTTACCTATAAATATATTTGAGTAACTTTTGAAAAGCGGCTTCTTGTTTTTTAATACCATACTTAGAATCAACACTTCAGGCGTATTATGGTAACTTTAGACTTGACTGAAAAAGCATGGTAAAGTTATATAATAAATACTCTGTGTTTTAGGAGGGGATTGTGCCTACAGAAAAAATTCAAGCGCTTATTTTAGCAGCAGGCAAATCGTCTCGCTTTAATACCGCAGCAAGCAAGTTAACCTTTACGTTGTGCGGTCAAGAAATGATCGCTTATCCTGTGCAGACGCTGTGCCAGCTCGCTATACCTGTTACCGTTATACTTGGTTACCAAAAAGAACAAATACGCTCTATTTTAGAAAAGTATACGTTTAATAACGTACACTATAGTGAACAAATTGAGCAACGAGGCACCGGCCATGCAGTACTTTCAACACAAAAAGCATGGCATGCTGACAATATTTTAGTGCTTAATGGCGACATGCCGCTCATTAATAAAGAGATTATCCAAGAACTTATAGATACTCATGAACAATCTCATGCTACTATAACTTTTGTCACTGCTCATAACCCTGATACTGCTCTTGGTGGCTATGGTCGTGTAATAAAAGAAAACGGCACAGTAGCAATTGTAGAAGCACGTGACTTTACGCAAGATCCAGCTGAGCATTGTTGCATAAATGCAGGCATTTATCTTATTAAGCGGAGCTTTTTAGAACAAGAGCTGCCCAACTTAGAGATTAATAGAGCCAGTGGCGAACTCTATATAACCGATCTTATTAAACGAGCAAGCGATAAAAAGCAAAAAATCGAAACAGTAAATGCTCCATTCGATCTTGTACGTGGGGTTAATACTCTTAAAGAGCTCTGGGTAGCTGAGCAGATTAAGAAAGCTGAAATTATACACTACTGGATGGACAAAGGTGTCCGTTTTATGGCAGCACAAAATGTTGCTATTGATCAACAAGTAGCGTTAGAAAGCGATACTGTTATTGGCGCTGGTGTACAACTGCGTGGCACTACACGCATAGCCTCTGGTTGTACTATTGATGCTTTTTCTATTATAACCAACAGCCTTATTGGGGCTCGTAGCACGGTGCTTTCCCATTCTGTTATAACTAATAGTATTCTAGAAGAACAAGTACAAGTAGGACCATTTGCTCACATTCATAGAAGCAGTACTCTTAAAGATAACAGTGTTATAGGCAACTTTGTAGAAGTTTCTAAAAGCATTGTGGGAGCCAAAACCAAAGCAAAACATTTAGCTTATGTAGGCCAATCAGTTATAGGTGAGTCTGTTACTGTGGGAGCAGGTACCGTAACGTGTAATTATAATAGCGTATCTAAAAATACAACGCACGTAGAAGATAACGTCTTTATAGGAAGCAATACTACTCTTATTGCTCCTGTTACTTTAGGCAAAGATTGTTTTATAGCCGCAGGATCGACTATAACGCATAGTGTGCCTAGCGAAGCTTTAGCAATTGCACGCAGCAGACAAGAAAACAAACCCGATTACGCAGTAAAGCTTAAAGAACGGTATAAAAAACAAGAGAATTCATGATACGTTTTGTTCATACTGCTGATATACATTTTGGCATGGAAAATTATGGTCGCATTGATGCAAAAACTGGCATACATACGCGGCTACTCGACTTTGAGCGGGCACTCAACTTTTGTGTTGATTACGCTGTAGAACAGAAAGTTGATTTCTTTTTATTTGCAGGAGATGCCTATAAAACAGCTAATCCTACACCTACCCATCAACGTTTGTTTATGCAATGCTTTTTAAAATTATATAAAGCAGGCATTCCTATAGTTATGGTAGTGGGCAATCATGATAATCCCTTAAGCTTTGGTAAAGCTCATGCTTTAGAAATATTTGGGCAACTGCCTGTTGAGGGATTCCATGTTATCTCTAAACCTCAAACACTAGTACTTACCACTAAAAATGGCCCCGTACAAATTGTAGGTATTCCTTGGCCCACACGCAATACTGCTGCATTGAGTAATGTGCATGCAGCTACTACAGCAACTGAGCTCACTCAGTATATTAGCACTGGGGTAAGCAGAATTATACAAACCATGGCTGACGAACTAGACAAGAGTATGCCTGCAGTACTGTGCGGCCATTTAACCGTAAGCTCAGGAATTTTTTCTGGCTCAGAAAAACGTGCTGTCTACGGCACTGATCCGTTATTTTTCCCTTCGCAACTAGCTATAGAGCCCTTTGATTATGTTGCCCTGGGTCACTTGCATAGGTTTCAGAATTTAAATAAAAAAAGCTATCCACCGATAATTTATTCAGGATCATTAGAACGTATAGATTTTGGTGAACGTAAAGAAGATAAAGGCTTTTGCTCAGTTAGCCTTAAAGCTAAAGGTGATACTCAGTACGAGTTTGTACCTACGCCAACAAGACCTTTTATACAAGTTGAAGTAGATCTTGATGGGCTACAAAATCAGACTGATCAGATTCTTACTGAACTTGCAAAGCACGACCTCCAGGCAGCTGTGGTAAAAATTTTATACCATATTCCTGTAGGATGTAAAGATAGAGTAGACCTAAACGCTATTCAACAGGCATGTGTTAATGCTATGTATCTAGTAGGGATTATACCGTTACGCACTCTTGAAGTTCGCGAACGACGTGCTGCTTTAAAAGTTGATATGAATTTATCCCATTTGCTTGGTGCTTATTTTGATACTAAGCCTGAACATAAAGGCTCTAAAGAATCACTTATCGAAAAAGCATTACTGCTTGAGCTTGAACTTAAAGACTCACAAGAAACTGGTTATTAGCTACACTAGAGTGTTTATACACTCTAGTGTATATATATTAAAGTTCTTTGATACGTGCCGTTTTTAACAACTCTTTGTTATAATCAGCAAGTGCTTTATCCAGTCGTTCACCATGCAACTGATACATAATAGTTTTTTCACGCTCTTTATCAAGCGGCTTTTTACCTATAAAATGGAGCACAGTAACACCTTCAGGAGTATCGGTAAGCACCTGTATACTGCCAGCAGTCAAATCTTTAATGTAGAGTTTATCTTGAGCAAGATCTTCCAGATTAAGCTCTAGAGTGTCACTCCAGTTAGGTGCCTTTAAAATTTCTTGAGATTCGATACTATCTTCTATTTTTGTTTTTTGTAATGCTTTAAGACTATTTGTTGAGTACGGTATAAAAAGTTGCTTAACTTGTAAAACAGGATGCTCATCAGCATAGTGCTCAACATCTTTATTGCTTACTAACACTTTGCTTTTAACCCGTTGCTCTATCATCATCTCAACAATATGGGTGGTACGTAATTCTTCACGAATCTCTTCTTGAGGAATGCCCATTTTTTCAAATTCTTTAAAAATATCTTGCATAGTTATACCAGGACGACGTACTTCCAGTTGTTTATGAATATCAGCTAGACGCTTATCAATTTCTGCTTCACTTACAACAACTTTGTATTTTTGCGCTTCAAATACTATAAGCTTTTCAAAAACAGCACGCTCTAAATTTCTTAAACTACCATCAAGCGCTGGTCGCAAATCAGATTGCAGTACCCAAGCGGTTCCTTCAGGATGATAAATAATAGCACGTGTTTTATTAACCGTGTATCTATCGCCTGCTTGCAAGCTTAAAGTGATGATACTAACTAGAGCTAGTACCCTTAAAAATCTCTTATAAACTACTGTAATCATATTATTTTCTCTTATAAAAAAAGGGGAACTCAGTTCCCCTTTTATAAAAAATCTCTAAAACAAATTAAGCTACTTTAGCTGCTGTATTAGCTGCCACTGGCGCTTGTTCATCTGAAGGTTGAGTTTTAGCTGCTTGTTCTTGAGCTGCTTTTAACTCTTCTTGCATTTTAGCTTTCTTTTCTTCAGCTTCTTTTTTGAAGAATTCTTGGCCTTTTGCATCTTCTACTTTGTATTCTTTTTTAAGATCTTCAACACGCGCCATAATAGCTTCGTATGCCTTCATTTGTGGCATAACTTCTTTAAGCGCTTCTTTTACGTTAGGCTCATTAAATCCAGCGAATTTGTTTTGTTGTTTAGCGCCTGCTTTTACAACAGCAAATTGTTTTGGTCCAACGTTTACTACGTCAACAGTACCTTCTTGCATATCTTTAAGTCTTACTCGAACGGTTGGCTCGACAGTACGACTTTGTGCAGTTACTAAACCAAGGTCTTTAACCTCTTTTTTAACAGCTTTTGCTAAATTAACAAAGTTAGCTCCTGGCTTTTTTGCACGATCAGCAAAGTCTTTTGCACTTTTTTCATCAGTAAAGATAACTTGCTGTGCTTTTACGCCTTCAGCTGTTACCAAGAATGGTGGCTGTTGGAATACTGCATTTTTGTCTCTGTTTTCTTCATAAAAACTTTGAAGACCAGCATCGCTCATATCAAGGTTTTTAACTGCGTCATCTTTAAATGCAGTAATATTTAAAGTACGATCAGCTTGTTGATGTGCCTTCTTTTGAGCTTTAACGTAATCTGCGTCTTTATCTTTTTTGTTTGACTTGATCCACTCTTTAATAAGCTCTTCAGTTTCATAGTTTTTAAACATCTCTTCACGAGCATTTGGCATAAATTGAGCCATTAAAGCTGCTTGAGGATCACTGCTTAAAAATTCTTGCCAAAATGTTTCAAAGTCTTCGGTCGTTCTAGCTTTACCGTTAATGGTAAGTAATACTTCTCCGCCTACTTTTCTGTCAGCGCTTGCTACATCTGTTGAGCAGCCTGTGCAATCACCAGCTTTTTTGCCCCAGTCTGGCAGACAGCCTGAAAGAAGTAATAAAGAAGAAAGTAATAATCCTACACTCAAAAATGAGCGATTTTTTAAAGATTGGTTCATAAAAATCCTTTTATTTTAGGTAAATAAAGTTTTGCACCACTATAAGTTTCTTGTCTTGTATCCTATCATGAAATGATAGTTCTTGCAAAAATAAGCTTTAGTGTAAGTTTACTTGATAGTTTGTGTTTTTTCAAACACTTGCAACTCTACAGGCAACTACAGCATATATCTTCTGTGGCTTAAGTTGCACAAGTACTTTACCTAAAGCTTGTAGCGTGGAACCGGTTGTCATAAGATCGTCTACAAGCATGAATGTTTTATTTTCATATGCAGCTTTGTCCTTTACATCAAGTACAAAAGCATCACTTACATTCTGTTTACGAGCTAATGCTGAAAGCAGTGCCTGAAAACGCGTCCGTTTTATGCGCTTTATACACTGTACCACAGGTTTACCACTTAAGACGCTCAGCTCATGAGCTATAAGAGCTGCTTGATTGTACCCACGACGCGCTTTACGTGTCCAATGAAGTGGTACTGGAACCAAAAAATCGAAGGTGATATTTTTAAGAGCTGAATGCTGCCAGATGACGTGAGCAAGTCGCTTACTTGCAGTTGCATCAGACCATGTTTTAGCCAGTATAAGTGATTTTAGTGGCTCTTTATAATCGCATGCTGCTAGTACCGTAAGCTCATAGTTATTTATAAGTGGCACCGCAATTGACACTAGGGTCCTTATAAGCTCAGTACACGTAGTACAGTAGACAGCTCTGGTCGATAAGAAAATACGACAATAAGCACAATAGCTAGGAGCAATAAAATCTATACCATAAGTATAAAGCGTTAATAATAAACGCATCACATAGTTTTTCATGCTTTTAGCATACCAAGTAAAGCTATACAGCGCAAAAGCCCATTAGTAATCAAACCACATGCTATATCATCAGCTAAAACACCCCAGGCTCCAGGCAGTTTTTCTAAGTAACCTATACCTAAACATTTGGTAATATCAAAAAATCTAAAAAGCAAAAATCCCCAAAGGAGCACATACCAGTCTATGTTTAAACCATAAAAACAAAATAAGCATCCTATAACTTCATCTAGTATTATCTGTTTTGGATCAGGTGTACTAAATTCTGTGCGTGCGGCAGCAATAACATAAAAAGCAATGCCTGAAATTGCTATAATAAAAAGAGTATAAAAAAACAACTCAGGCATAAATCTATGAGAGCTATAGACCAATAAAAGTGTAACAGCAGATCCAACTGTACCTGGTGCTGGAGCATAGCCTAATGGCCCTAGAGTAGCAATCTGTTTAGCAACTGCTTTAAAACCCAAACTAGATAGTTGCATTATGCTGCTTTATAAGCTGTATAATCATACTCCCTACACCAAGCACAATACCAGCGTCAGCTATATTAAATACAGGCCAGGACCAGGCACCATAATGAACTACTATAAAATCGATTACGCCATTATAGAGTACTCTATCTAGTATATTAGATACTGAACCGGTAATAATAAGCAACTCTCCGATAACATTTTCACCTTGACGTGCTTTTTTATACGCTTCTCTACTAAAAACAAGCGTTCCGACTAGTATAACAGCAGTTAGAAGCATAAATCCTAACGTGCTTGATCCATGAAAGAGACCCCAGGAGACACCGCGGTTAAATACAAGCTCAAATGAGAGAAACGGATTAATAACATGCTCAAAGCTAAAATGCTCAAGCGCATAAAGCTTAGTAACACGATCAACTATAAAGAGTATACTCAAGCAGATAGCAGATACAAGCGCTTTTACCTTATGGTTGCTCCAAGCTTTTCTACCGATTTGACGACGTGATTCCATACTGCATCAATCTCATCTTTCGTTAATGTTTTAGTTTCATCACTAAGAGTAAAACTTAAAGTAATAGATTTTTGTAAGTTCCACTCTGGTTTTTCATAAAAATCCAGTAATTGAGTGTCTTTAATTAATGGGTGAGCGCCTTTAACTGCTTGTTGCAATTGCGCTACAGTAACACTATAAGGCACCAAAACACTAATATCTAAATGCACCTCAGGATACTTAGACAATTGTTTGAATGTTACTATTTCAGGTTTATAATGAAGTAAAAAACCGGCATCAAGTTCAAAGATAAACGCGTCACCTTCAGCTATTTTAGAAAGCATATTACGGTCAACTTTTCCTGCTTGACCAATAATTCGGCCTTTATATTTAAGCTCAGCGGCTTGATAACCGGTGTACCAAGGATCAAGAGTTTTAGAAGGTTTACACCACTCAACATCTATATGTAGAGCTGTAAACAGAGACTGCAACCATGCTTTTCCTGCATAGAAGTCTACCGGTTTTTTGTGCTCATAAAATATACCCGCAAGTTCATTCTCTTCTACTGGTTGTCCCTCATTAAACCACACACGATTACATTCAAAAAACCTGAGTGTATCTTGTTTGTGGCTATTGATATACACCGTTTTAAGTGCATTAGGTATTAAAGAAGAAACCAGACGTTGCCAATGCTCAGATAAAGGGTTAGCTATACGCAGTGTAGCTTCTGGTCCATAGTCAATACGCTTTAAAAACTCTTCATCATAAAAGGCGTACGTTTGTATTTCATGCATAGAAAGACCAAAAGCCATATGGTTTTTAATAAACTTTAAACGCTCAATAGGCTCAATATCAAAGGGTGCCATAGAGCGCTCAGGCATTACAAGAGGTATATGTTCGTAGCCAATAAAACGTGCTATTTCTTCAACAAAGTCTTCTGGCATAGTAATATCTTTAGTAGCACGTGCAGTTGACACAGTAATAGTATAGGTTACCTGCTGATCATTATAAAAACTTTGCACTCCAAAACCTAAACGAGAGAGAATCTCTTCAACTCGTTCGGGGGCTACCGTCATACCTAAACGATCTACGATAAGTTGATGCGAAACAGAAATAACTTTTTCTTGGGCAAGCGGCCCTACTGAAGCTACCGCGTCAGCTGATTGGTAAGAAATGCCATACTGATCAAGCAACTTTAAATAACGGAGTAACGCTTGAGTATTATTGTTTGGATCTAAACTCTTTTCAAAGCGAGCTGAAGCTTCTGTACGCTTTTTAATACGCACAGATGTTTTCCTTATGGTAGTTGCATCAAAATTACCTGACTCTAAAAACAAAGAATGAGTATGCTCAGTTACCGCACTTGCACGGCCACCCATTATACCAGCTAAAGCCAAAGGCCTTATACCGTCAGTTATCACATAATCACTGGGTAAGAGCTTTATTTCGTCACCATCAAGCAGTTCGAGTGTTTCACCTGCTTGCGCGCAGCGCGCAACAAGCTTATGCGTTGATATTTTTTGTTCATCAAAAGCATGCATTGGCTGACCAATATCAAACATTACATAATTAGTCGTATCAACAAGAGCGTTCAGTGGTCTGGCATCAACACGAGCAAGTCTATGAGCCATATATATAATTGAATCGCGATACTCAACTTTAGGCAGATACATACCAGCTAGCCGCTTACAAGGTTGACCACACTCAGGAGTATCAGCAGCAATTTCAATGGTAAAAGGATTTGTTGAAGATACAGGTGCACTTTGAGGATAATGCTTTATAGGCTTTGAAACTAAAAAATTTTCTTCAGGTTCTAAGGGTACATTAAGTAAAGCAGCTATTTCTCGAGCAAAGCCCCTGTGACCCCACATATCAGGCCGATTAGTTATAGCTTTATTATCTAGGGTAATTATATAATCCTCTGCTTCAAAAGACTTTTTCCAGCCACCCTTTATAAGCTCTAGATTGCACCATACTGCTGGAACTAAACCTTCTTTCTCACTACCCAGATCACCAAGAATCGCCCATGAGTAGTCTTTACCTATTTTTTTTAGTAAATATAAGCTATCAATAACTATACCAGATCGTTCTGGCAGAATAGCTTTTTTCTTAAATTCAGGAATTTCTACAGTAATACCCTTAGAACTAGTACTTATACTACGCCCAATAGTAAGAGCATCAAGATCAATAGATAGATGTTTTACATCTTCAATTTCGGCCGTTGTGGCACTAAAACGGGCCATAAGCTCAGGAATATCTATTTCTTTCCAATTGGCTTTAATATGATCAAATATCCACGCTATTGATAATTTCATGAGAATTGTGAACCTTATAGTACTTATAACCAAGAGAACTGTTTTTATTATAATAAGCTAAAACAGCCAAACGAGCAAATTGCTGAACCTTTTAATATAAATTATTATTAACTGAATTTTACCATTTGACATATATTTATTAACTGTTAAAATAGTAATAGAAATCAATAAAGTATAATTAAAAGCATAATTAATAATCTTAGAGGTATATACA
The window above is part of the Candidatus Dependentiae bacterium genome. Proteins encoded here:
- a CDS encoding ankyrin repeat domain-containing protein, encoding SYRALEIALDAYFEKLIKAVEQDDMSQTAHMIKTGFPITMRDSQGNNLLHRAAQAGSSNVFKYLLKENSKLITHQNKQRLTPLDVMHDNIKPLLLSLLQ
- a CDS encoding transposase; the encoded protein is MNNRSLIGRFKEKLSWVALKSGKSYHEFAEKGTTRTCHACNFIVPNGLAPHVRQWTCPSCLAQHIRDENATYNGLRKTLQDLLLKSKELSLPVPSSGHVLIQ
- the glmU gene encoding bifunctional UDP-N-acetylglucosamine diphosphorylase/glucosamine-1-phosphate N-acetyltransferase GlmU, which encodes MPTEKIQALILAAGKSSRFNTAASKLTFTLCGQEMIAYPVQTLCQLAIPVTVILGYQKEQIRSILEKYTFNNVHYSEQIEQRGTGHAVLSTQKAWHADNILVLNGDMPLINKEIIQELIDTHEQSHATITFVTAHNPDTALGGYGRVIKENGTVAIVEARDFTQDPAEHCCINAGIYLIKRSFLEQELPNLEINRASGELYITDLIKRASDKKQKIETVNAPFDLVRGVNTLKELWVAEQIKKAEIIHYWMDKGVRFMAAQNVAIDQQVALESDTVIGAGVQLRGTTRIASGCTIDAFSIITNSLIGARSTVLSHSVITNSILEEQVQVGPFAHIHRSSTLKDNSVIGNFVEVSKSIVGAKTKAKHLAYVGQSVIGESVTVGAGTVTCNYNSVSKNTTHVEDNVFIGSNTTLIAPVTLGKDCFIAAGSTITHSVPSEALAIARSRQENKPDYAVKLKERYKKQENS
- a CDS encoding exonuclease SbcCD subunit D, encoding MIRFVHTADIHFGMENYGRIDAKTGIHTRLLDFERALNFCVDYAVEQKVDFFLFAGDAYKTANPTPTHQRLFMQCFLKLYKAGIPIVMVVGNHDNPLSFGKAHALEIFGQLPVEGFHVISKPQTLVLTTKNGPVQIVGIPWPTRNTAALSNVHAATTATELTQYISTGVSRIIQTMADELDKSMPAVLCGHLTVSSGIFSGSEKRAVYGTDPLFFPSQLAIEPFDYVALGHLHRFQNLNKKSYPPIIYSGSLERIDFGERKEDKGFCSVSLKAKGDTQYEFVPTPTRPFIQVEVDLDGLQNQTDQILTELAKHDLQAAVVKILYHIPVGCKDRVDLNAIQQACVNAMYLVGIIPLRTLEVRERRAALKVDMNLSHLLGAYFDTKPEHKGSKESLIEKALLLELELKDSQETGY
- a CDS encoding ComF family protein: MKNYVMRLLLTLYTYGIDFIAPSYCAYCRIFLSTRAVYCTTCTELIRTLVSIAVPLINNYELTVLAACDYKEPLKSLILAKTWSDATASKRLAHVIWQHSALKNITFDFLVPVPLHWTRKARRGYNQAALIAHELSVLSGKPVVQCIKRIKRTRFQALLSALARKQNVSDAFVLDVKDKAAYENKTFMLVDDLMTTGSTLQALGKVLVQLKPQKIYAVVACRVASV
- a CDS encoding phosphatidylglycerophosphatase A; protein product: MQLSSLGFKAVAKQIATLGPLGYAPAPGTVGSAVTLLLVYSSHRFMPELFFYTLFIIAISGIAFYVIAAARTEFSTPDPKQIILDEVIGCLFCFYGLNIDWYVLLWGFLLFRFFDITKCLGIGYLEKLPGAWGVLADDIACGLITNGLLRCIALLGMLKA
- the lspA gene encoding signal peptidase II; this encodes MESRRQIGRKAWSNHKVKALVSAICLSILFIVDRVTKLYALEHFSFEHVINPFLSFELVFNRGVSWGLFHGSSTLGFMLLTAVILVGTLVFSREAYKKARQGENVIGELLIITGSVSNILDRVLYNGVIDFIVVHYGAWSWPVFNIADAGIVLGVGSMIIQLIKQHNATI
- the pheT gene encoding phenylalanine--tRNA ligase subunit beta, whose protein sequence is MKLSIAWIFDHIKANWKEIDIPELMARFSATTAEIEDVKHLSIDLDALTIGRSISTSSKGITVEIPEFKKKAILPERSGIVIDSLYLLKKIGKDYSWAILGDLGSEKEGLVPAVWCNLELIKGGWKKSFEAEDYIITLDNKAITNRPDMWGHRGFAREIAALLNVPLEPEENFLVSKPIKHYPQSAPVSSTNPFTIEIAADTPECGQPCKRLAGMYLPKVEYRDSIIYMAHRLARVDARPLNALVDTTNYVMFDIGQPMHAFDEQKISTHKLVARCAQAGETLELLDGDEIKLLPSDYVITDGIRPLALAGIMGGRASAVTEHTHSLFLESGNFDATTIRKTSVRIKKRTEASARFEKSLDPNNNTQALLRYLKLLDQYGISYQSADAVASVGPLAQEKVISVSHQLIVDRLGMTVAPERVEEILSRLGFGVQSFYNDQQVTYTITVSTARATKDITMPEDFVEEIARFIGYEHIPLVMPERSMAPFDIEPIERLKFIKNHMAFGLSMHEIQTYAFYDEEFLKRIDYGPEATLRIANPLSEHWQRLVSSLIPNALKTVYINSHKQDTLRFFECNRVWFNEGQPVEENELAGIFYEHKKPVDFYAGKAWLQSLFTALHIDVEWCKPSKTLDPWYTGYQAAELKYKGRIIGQAGKVDRNMLSKIAEGDAFIFELDAGFLLHYKPEIVTFKQLSKYPEVHLDISVLVPYSVTVAQLQQAVKGAHPLIKDTQLLDFYEKPEWNLQKSITLSFTLSDETKTLTKDEIDAVWNHVVKSVEKLGATIR